In bacterium, the following proteins share a genomic window:
- a CDS encoding RNA-binding protein, with product MKLFVGSLSWDTTDQSLREAFERFGEVVEAKVITERDSGRSRGFGFVTFTDDEAGRNAISEMDGAELDGRTIRVDEARERKPRDDRSDR from the coding sequence GTGAAGCTGTTCGTAGGGAGCTTGAGCTGGGACACAACCGACCAGTCGCTTCGTGAGGCGTTTGAGCGCTTCGGCGAAGTGGTCGAGGCCAAGGTAATCACCGAGCGTGATTCCGGTCGGTCCCGGGGTTTTGGCTTTGTGACTTTCACCGATGACGAGGCGGGGAGAAACGCCATATCCGAGATGGACGGTGCCGAGCTCGACGGTCGGACCATCCGTGTGGATGAGGCTCGCGAGAGAAAACCGCGCGACGACAGGTCCGATCGCTAG
- the nifU gene encoding Fe-S cluster assembly scaffold protein NifU, whose amino-acid sequence MESYTEKVIDHFQHPRNVGEIPDADGIGRVGNPTCGDIMEIYIKVDAEGRITDCKFKTFGCGAAIATSSITTEMVIGLTIDEAEKLSRNDVAEALGGLPQIKLHCSNLATDALRAAIAHYRCRKDGSCPDLERMDLGDSCGHESHGEDGLG is encoded by the coding sequence ATGGAATCCTACACCGAAAAGGTCATAGACCACTTCCAGCACCCGCGCAACGTGGGCGAAATTCCCGACGCCGACGGCATCGGCCGCGTGGGCAACCCCACCTGCGGCGACATCATGGAAATTTACATCAAGGTGGACGCCGAGGGGCGCATCACCGACTGCAAGTTCAAGACCTTCGGGTGCGGCGCCGCCATCGCCACCAGCTCCATCACCACCGAGATGGTCATCGGCCTGACGATTGACGAGGCGGAAAAGCTCAGCCGGAACGACGTCGCGGAAGCGCTGGGCGGCCTGCCCCAGATCAAGCTGCACTGCAGTAACCTGGCCACCGACGCCCTACGGGCCGCCATCGCCCACTACCGCTGCCGGAAGGACGGCTCCTGCCCCGACCTGGAGAGGATGGACCTGGGCGACTCCTGCGGTCACGAGAGCCACGGCGAGGACGGGCTCGGATAG
- a CDS encoding DUF3795 domain-containing protein, translated as MEPIYDTYCGLYCGACPVVLANERGNVEQRAAEWGMKPEELACFGCRSQTTAVFCTDCGMRLCARNRGIRSCCECGEYPCEILKNFQADEHPHHSVILKNLETIREKGLDAWLAEQAGRWRCPGCGARFTWYDTKCAECGAELYDCRVEERDL; from the coding sequence ATGGAGCCGATTTACGACACTTACTGCGGCCTCTACTGCGGCGCCTGCCCGGTCGTCCTGGCCAACGAGCGGGGAAACGTGGAACAGCGGGCCGCCGAGTGGGGGATGAAGCCGGAGGAGCTCGCCTGCTTCGGCTGCCGGTCACAGACCACGGCGGTGTTCTGCACCGATTGCGGGATGCGCCTCTGCGCGCGGAACCGGGGGATACGCTCCTGCTGCGAGTGCGGCGAGTACCCGTGTGAAATCCTGAAAAACTTCCAGGCGGACGAGCACCCCCACCACTCCGTGATCCTGAAGAACCTCGAAACGATAAGAGAAAAGGGCCTGGACGCCTGGCTGGCGGAGCAGGCCGGGCGTTGGCGCTGCCCCGGATGCGGCGCGAGGTTCACCTGGTACGACACAAAGTGCGCGGAATGCGGCGCGGAGCTCTACGACTGCCGGGTCGAGGAGCGGGACCTGTAG
- a CDS encoding glutamine synthetase family protein: MNTLQDIKGLVKKSGVQLIRLCFTDIIGDLKGFNILPAELDKAAGEGLGVDGSSIEGFARINESDLVAVPDLDTFKVLPVEFGNRELRYALVFCDLFTPGGSPYPGDPRFVLKSNLDKLKAESTTFYVGPELEFFYVKGERDPEPLDHCGYHDASLISKTAFVCDKTLAMLGDEGLGIRGELNHHEVGPSQYEVDLRYADALVMADQVMLVKLLIKEVARMYGIHATFMPKPIFRENGSGMHVHQSLFKDGKNLFVGEGGSSPLPGLNLSDFAFKYTAGILAHIREATLVLNQWVNSYKRLVPGYEAPCYIVWGHRNRSALVRVPHYNTPQSARIELRSPDPACNPYLAFSAMLAMGMKGVEGAYELTEPTEENMYDAGQRGSEIQELPESLSEAIHVFEKSDLMRETLGDHVFEKFIANKTIEWDSYRQVVTGYEIQHSLPRL, from the coding sequence ATGAACACTCTCCAGGACATCAAAGGGCTCGTCAAGAAATCGGGCGTCCAGCTCATCCGGCTCTGCTTCACCGACATCATCGGCGACCTCAAGGGCTTCAACATCCTGCCCGCGGAGCTTGACAAGGCCGCGGGCGAGGGCCTCGGCGTGGACGGCTCCTCCATCGAGGGCTTCGCCCGCATCAACGAGTCGGACCTGGTGGCCGTGCCCGACCTGGACACCTTCAAGGTCCTTCCGGTCGAGTTCGGCAACCGGGAGCTCCGGTACGCCCTGGTGTTCTGCGATCTCTTCACGCCCGGCGGCTCCCCCTACCCCGGCGACCCCCGCTTCGTCCTCAAATCGAACCTGGATAAACTGAAAGCCGAGAGCACGACCTTCTACGTCGGCCCGGAGCTGGAGTTCTTCTACGTCAAGGGCGAGAGGGACCCCGAGCCGCTGGACCACTGCGGGTACCACGACGCGAGCCTGATTTCCAAGACCGCCTTCGTCTGCGACAAGACCCTGGCCATGCTGGGCGACGAGGGCCTCGGCATCCGGGGCGAGCTGAACCACCACGAGGTGGGCCCCAGCCAGTACGAGGTTGACCTCCGCTACGCGGACGCCCTCGTCATGGCCGACCAGGTCATGCTGGTCAAGCTCTTGATAAAGGAGGTTGCGCGGATGTACGGCATCCACGCCACCTTCATGCCCAAGCCGATTTTCCGGGAGAACGGCAGCGGGATGCACGTTCACCAGTCCCTCTTCAAGGACGGGAAGAACCTCTTCGTGGGGGAAGGTGGCTCCTCGCCCCTGCCGGGGCTGAACCTCTCCGACTTCGCGTTCAAGTACACCGCGGGGATTCTGGCGCACATCCGGGAGGCGACCCTGGTGCTGAACCAGTGGGTCAACTCTTACAAGCGGCTCGTCCCCGGCTACGAGGCGCCGTGCTACATCGTCTGGGGGCACAGGAACCGTTCGGCCCTGGTCCGGGTCCCGCACTACAACACCCCGCAGTCGGCGAGGATAGAGCTGCGGAGCCCCGACCCCGCCTGCAACCCATACCTGGCCTTCTCGGCGATGCTGGCCATGGGGATGAAGGGGGTGGAAGGCGCCTACGAGCTGACCGAGCCCACCGAGGAGAACATGTACGACGCGGGGCAGCGCGGCTCGGAAATCCAGGAACTCCCGGAAAGCCTCTCCGAAGCCATCCACGTCTTCGAGAAGAGCGACCTCATGCGGGAGACCCTGGGGGATCACGTCTTCGAGAAGTTCATCGCGAACAAGACTATCGAGTGGGACTCCTACCGCCAGGTCGTCACAGGCTACGAGATACAGCACTCCCTGCCGCGCCTGTAG